One Defluviitoga tunisiensis genomic window carries:
- a CDS encoding tetratricopeptide repeat protein, with protein sequence MNNIKYAIVYLDLDPDYAKLNNLPVKLPLLAEDFQKARATNKIPLEYILRGLEAEVEVNKNNKYYLSYLVYYYYEAFKKCLYEENYEMAETYLNKAKEIYLDYRYYFYTGLYFKKLGNYEMAELNLKQCLKEKPNFAYGYFELGNLMFERKIYDEAIDNYSKAVEIEKDFTLGYLKIADVLIENARYEEAINYLQKCIEIDKNFISAYERLGVIFNVLQRYNDANYIHQKALEIDENNFQIYYNNAHSLARLARHHEAIESLEKALKLQETDYVLHELCLEYKNMGRYLDAIEVEERALEIAQEENINLIRITLLKLALIVEDEERFKKYFNSLHGTEFYQAALHLKILFDLSQGKINEVKETLLQNEEIVGFGLLFERLDNLDYYLDKLETNLDNEIADSIMESINEFGMIDPFLLSDNLEARGIKSEYLNWLKDLSDNPKPSPEGLEIVINGLLLSGFNYGLSERVAVALSRYLWKDGNGLAFGRLLLRFYQDRVFGDKASLEVFIEENIEEIKDMSFYFARIFAQYDDYLMDFDSLLEFEIKDFIDALKVFISAVRIEISKEEVSIEKFKDEKVRKLMIFIDALNRL encoded by the coding sequence AAATATGCAATAGTATATTTAGACTTAGATCCAGATTATGCTAAATTGAATAACTTACCAGTAAAGTTACCATTATTAGCAGAAGATTTTCAAAAAGCGAGGGCAACAAATAAAATACCTTTAGAATATATTTTAAGAGGTTTAGAAGCAGAGGTAGAAGTAAACAAAAATAATAAATATTATTTATCATACCTTGTTTATTACTATTATGAGGCTTTTAAGAAGTGTTTATATGAAGAAAATTATGAAATGGCTGAAACATATTTAAATAAAGCAAAAGAAATTTATCTAGATTACAGGTATTATTTTTATACAGGTTTATATTTTAAAAAACTTGGAAATTATGAGATGGCAGAATTGAATTTGAAGCAATGCTTAAAAGAAAAACCTAATTTTGCATATGGATATTTTGAATTAGGTAATTTGATGTTTGAAAGAAAAATATATGACGAGGCTATTGACAATTATTCTAAAGCTGTTGAAATTGAAAAAGATTTTACTTTAGGTTATCTAAAGATAGCAGATGTTCTTATTGAAAATGCAAGATATGAAGAGGCAATAAATTATCTTCAAAAATGTATAGAAATAGATAAGAATTTTATTTCTGCTTATGAAAGACTTGGAGTGATTTTTAATGTTTTGCAAAGATACAATGACGCAAATTATATCCACCAAAAGGCATTAGAAATAGACGAAAACAACTTTCAGATATATTACAATAATGCCCATTCGTTGGCAAGACTTGCAAGACATCACGAAGCAATTGAGTCTTTAGAAAAAGCGTTAAAACTACAAGAAACAGATTACGTACTTCATGAACTATGTTTAGAATATAAAAACATGGGAAGATACCTAGATGCGATAGAGGTTGAAGAAAGGGCTTTGGAAATTGCACAAGAAGAAAATATCAACCTCATAAGAATTACACTATTAAAACTTGCTTTAATTGTAGAAGATGAAGAGAGATTTAAAAAATATTTCAATTCTTTACACGGAACTGAATTCTACCAAGCTGCTTTACATTTAAAAATACTATTTGATTTGTCGCAAGGCAAAATAAATGAGGTCAAAGAAACATTATTGCAAAATGAAGAAATTGTAGGATTCGGATTATTGTTTGAAAGATTAGATAATTTAGACTATTATCTTGACAAGTTAGAGACTAACCTTGATAATGAGATAGCAGACTCAATAATGGAGAGCATCAATGAATTTGGAATGATAGATCCATTTTTACTCTCAGACAATCTAGAAGCCAGAGGAATAAAGTCAGAATATCTTAATTGGTTGAAAGATTTATCCGATAACCCCAAACCATCTCCAGAAGGTTTAGAAATAGTAATTAACGGATTACTATTATCAGGATTTAATTATGGACTTTCAGAAAGAGTTGCGGTCGCTTTATCCAGATATCTCTGGAAGGATGGCAATGGTTTAGCTTTTGGTAGATTATTATTAAGATTTTATCAAGATAGGGTGTTTGGAGATAAAGCTTCATTAGAGGTATTTATAGAGGAAAACATAGAAGAGATAAAGGATATGTCTTTTTATTTTGCGAGGATATTTGCCCAATATGACGATTATTTGATGGATTTTGATTCTCTTTTAGAATTTGAGATCAAAGATTTTATAGATGCTTTAAAGGTGTTTATATCTGCTGTAAGAATAGAAATTAGCAAAGAAGAAGTCTCAATAGAAAAATTTAAAGATGAAAAAGTCAGAAAATTGATGATTTTTATCGATGCTCTTAACAGACTGTGA